A single window of Cellulomonas sp. NTE-D12 DNA harbors:
- a CDS encoding Rho termination factor N-terminal domain-containing protein translates to MPGRHPGPSVKDKELYEKLRDEGSSKEKSARIANAAAATSRSAVGRKGGRSEQYEEWSVDELRKRAAQIGIAGRSHMRKAQLVDALRHH, encoded by the coding sequence ATGCCTGGACGCCACCCCGGACCCAGCGTGAAGGACAAGGAGCTGTACGAGAAGCTCCGCGACGAGGGCAGCTCGAAGGAGAAGAGCGCGCGGATCGCGAACGCGGCGGCCGCCACCTCCCGTTCCGCGGTCGGCCGCAAGGGCGGCCGCAGCGAGCAGTACGAGGAGTGGTCGGTGGACGAGCTGCGCAAGAGGGCCGCGCAGATCGGCATCGCGGGCAGGTCCCACATGCGGAAGGCCCAGCTGGTCGACGCGCTCCGGCACCACTGA
- a CDS encoding DMT family transporter — MLLAALLGVAAGALLPVQTAVNTRLSASLRSTFLASLVSFGIGTVFLAVVVLVLRPSLAVGATLAHRPWWIWIGGLCGVVFLTLNMVLMRRLGASVTVVLPVLGQVLGGLLIDLTGAFGVAVRTLTVWRVLGTLLVVVGAVLVNLSRRPGPRTGAASGPGAAASRALPLLAVAAVLAGGLSAVQTTVNGELGKALGSSIGASLASFLVGAVALVVLNAVLAARGRLVGAGAWARPPWWGWSGGLLGATFVAVNALDAPLLGTSLTVSVVLLGQIVAGLVVDHSGALGAMRRPLTAPRLGGAVLVLAGILAVRLGG, encoded by the coding sequence ATGCTGCTCGCTGCGCTGCTCGGCGTGGCCGCCGGGGCGCTGCTGCCCGTTCAGACGGCGGTCAACACCCGGCTGTCGGCGTCGCTGCGCTCGACGTTCCTGGCGTCGCTGGTGTCCTTCGGCATCGGGACCGTCTTCCTCGCCGTCGTGGTCCTGGTGCTGCGGCCGTCCCTCGCCGTGGGTGCGACGCTGGCGCACCGGCCGTGGTGGATCTGGATCGGTGGCCTGTGCGGCGTCGTGTTCCTCACGCTGAACATGGTGCTGATGCGCCGGCTCGGCGCCTCGGTGACCGTGGTGCTGCCGGTGCTCGGTCAGGTGCTCGGCGGGCTGCTGATCGACCTGACGGGCGCGTTCGGCGTCGCGGTCAGGACGCTGACGGTCTGGCGGGTGCTCGGCACGCTGCTGGTGGTCGTCGGGGCGGTGCTGGTCAACCTGAGCCGCCGCCCGGGCCCGCGGACCGGCGCAGCGTCCGGGCCGGGCGCCGCCGCGTCGCGCGCCCTGCCGCTGCTCGCCGTGGCGGCGGTGCTCGCGGGGGGCCTGAGCGCGGTCCAGACCACCGTGAACGGTGAGCTGGGGAAGGCGCTCGGCTCGTCGATCGGCGCGTCCCTCGCGTCGTTCCTGGTCGGCGCCGTCGCGCTCGTCGTGCTGAACGCCGTGCTGGCGGCGCGGGGCCGCCTGGTCGGGGCCGGCGCGTGGGCCCGTCCGCCGTGGTGGGGCTGGAGCGGCGGGCTGCTCGGTGCGACCTTCGTCGCCGTCAACGCCCTCGACGCACCCCTGCTCGGGACGTCGCTGACCGTCAGCGTCGTGCTCCTGGGTCAGATCGTCGCCGGGCTCGTCGTCGACCACAGCGGCGCCCTGGGCGCGATGCGGCGACCCCTGACGGCGCCCCGGCTCGGCGGCGCCGTCCTGGTGCTGGCCGGGATCCTCGCCGTGCGGCTGGGCGGCTGA
- the nhaA gene encoding Na+/H+ antiporter NhaA yields MSTDLQLTSAPPPTPRAPRMDRDRASAALLVAATVAAVAWVNSPVGHSYGAFWGTPVGLSLGSASIQLTLHSVVNDALMAVFFFAVGLEVKDEVTIGQLSERARAVVPAAAALGGLAVPALIFLLVAGRSGDAHAWGVVISTDTAFLIGALALIRPRHPARLRVFLLTMAVVDDVGALTVIALFYTAHLRLGALLVAALTVGLIALVRFLPSGRGPVYGALAVVLWFALHAAGVHPTLTGVAVALLIPVFAPRRRDVENVEALTRAFRQSPNPRYAAAATRGLRESISINERLQVAVAPFVSFVVLPVFALSNAGVPLDAGTLRGALRAPLFWGVVLGLVVGKLVGITGATALVDRSSWGRLAPGLRLRRVAGGAALSGIGFTIALLIADIAIPDPVAAAQARVGVLVASVLAAGLGWALLAVVDRWSPPVAVGKTLLRPFDAQRDHYRGRPDAPMVIVEYGDFECPFCSRATGSVDEVLAELGDDVVWVWRHLPLVRVHPHAREAAEAAEAADRQGRFLDLAQVMFARQDHLEREDLLAYADELGMDVDRFARDLEDGDVSRRVQDDVDDADLMDLLSTPTFFVNGKRHVGPYDAASLVTALRAPLHETGTTAPVAG; encoded by the coding sequence ATGAGCACGGACCTGCAGCTGACCAGCGCGCCACCGCCCACGCCACGCGCGCCGCGGATGGACCGGGACCGCGCGTCGGCTGCCCTGCTCGTCGCCGCGACCGTCGCGGCGGTCGCGTGGGTCAACTCCCCGGTCGGGCACAGCTACGGCGCCTTCTGGGGAACCCCCGTGGGCCTGTCGCTCGGGTCGGCCTCGATCCAGCTCACCCTCCACTCGGTGGTGAACGACGCCCTGATGGCGGTCTTCTTCTTCGCCGTCGGCCTCGAGGTCAAGGACGAGGTCACCATCGGGCAGCTGTCGGAGCGTGCGCGCGCCGTCGTCCCCGCGGCGGCCGCGCTCGGCGGCCTCGCCGTACCGGCGCTGATCTTCCTGCTGGTGGCCGGCCGGTCGGGCGACGCCCACGCGTGGGGCGTGGTGATCTCCACCGACACGGCCTTCCTGATCGGCGCGCTGGCCCTGATCCGCCCCCGGCACCCCGCGCGGCTGCGGGTGTTCCTGCTGACCATGGCGGTGGTCGACGACGTGGGCGCGCTGACGGTGATCGCGCTCTTCTACACGGCCCACCTGCGGCTCGGTGCGCTGCTGGTCGCGGCCCTCACGGTCGGGCTCATCGCGCTGGTACGGTTCCTGCCGTCCGGCCGAGGGCCGGTCTACGGCGCGCTCGCCGTGGTGCTGTGGTTCGCGCTGCACGCGGCCGGGGTGCACCCGACGCTGACCGGCGTGGCGGTCGCGCTGCTCATCCCCGTGTTCGCGCCGCGACGGCGCGACGTGGAGAACGTCGAGGCCCTGACCCGCGCCTTCCGGCAGTCGCCGAACCCCCGCTACGCCGCCGCCGCGACCCGCGGCCTGCGGGAGTCGATCTCCATCAACGAACGGCTGCAGGTCGCCGTCGCACCCTTTGTGTCGTTCGTCGTCCTGCCCGTCTTCGCGCTGTCCAACGCCGGGGTGCCCCTGGACGCCGGGACGTTGCGCGGCGCGCTGCGCGCCCCGCTCTTCTGGGGCGTGGTGCTCGGCCTGGTGGTGGGCAAGCTGGTCGGCATCACCGGCGCGACCGCGCTGGTGGACCGCAGCAGCTGGGGCCGCCTTGCACCGGGCCTCCGCCTCCGCCGGGTGGCGGGCGGCGCGGCCCTCTCGGGCATCGGCTTCACCATCGCCCTGCTGATCGCCGACATCGCGATCCCGGACCCGGTCGCTGCCGCCCAGGCACGTGTCGGGGTGCTGGTGGCCTCCGTGCTCGCGGCCGGTCTCGGGTGGGCGCTGCTCGCCGTCGTCGACCGGTGGTCGCCGCCGGTGGCCGTGGGCAAGACGCTGCTGCGGCCGTTCGACGCCCAGCGCGACCACTACCGCGGCCGGCCCGACGCCCCGATGGTGATCGTCGAGTACGGCGACTTCGAGTGCCCCTTCTGCAGCCGGGCCACCGGCTCGGTGGACGAGGTGCTCGCCGAGCTCGGCGACGACGTTGTGTGGGTGTGGCGGCACCTGCCGCTCGTCCGGGTGCACCCCCATGCGCGCGAGGCGGCCGAGGCGGCGGAGGCAGCCGACCGCCAGGGTCGGTTCCTCGACCTCGCACAGGTGATGTTCGCCCGGCAGGACCACCTGGAGCGCGAGGACCTGCTCGCCTACGCCGACGAGCTCGGGATGGACGTCGACCGCTTCGCCCGGGACCTGGAGGACGGCGACGTGTCCCGACGCGTCCAGGACGACGTGGACGACGCCGACCTGATGGACCTGCTGTCCACCCCGACGTTCTTCGTCAACGGCAAGCGGCACGTCGGCCCCTACGACGCGGCGAGCCTGGTCACGGCGCTCCGCGCCCCGCTCCACGAGACGGGCACGACCGCACCGGTCGCAGGCTGA
- a CDS encoding DsrE/DsrF/DrsH-like family protein codes for MSEESFIAPDFGSDEPTGRKLAIICSKGNLDMAYPGLILGNAALGEGVQVDLFFTFWGFDMIMTERADDMAFSPAGNAAMRLPVGNLRMPQSLAPAPGMTALATRMLKKSIADIGVPTVPEFLDQIVASGGRLWACRMSADMFHVDKEDLRDDVQAIISASDFIEMTEGAQLLFI; via the coding sequence ATGTCCGAGGAGTCCTTCATCGCTCCGGACTTCGGGTCCGACGAGCCCACCGGCCGCAAGCTGGCGATCATCTGCTCCAAGGGCAACCTCGACATGGCGTACCCCGGGCTGATCCTCGGCAACGCCGCGCTCGGCGAGGGCGTCCAGGTCGACCTCTTCTTCACGTTCTGGGGCTTCGACATGATCATGACGGAGCGCGCGGACGACATGGCGTTCAGCCCGGCCGGGAACGCCGCGATGCGGCTGCCGGTGGGCAACCTGCGGATGCCGCAGTCGCTGGCCCCCGCGCCCGGCATGACGGCGCTGGCCACCCGGATGCTGAAGAAGTCGATCGCCGACATCGGCGTGCCGACGGTCCCGGAGTTCCTCGACCAGATCGTCGCCTCCGGCGGCCGGTTGTGGGCCTGCCGGATGTCGGCGGACATGTTCCACGTCGACAAGGAGGACCTGCGCGACGACGTGCAGGCGATCATCAGCGCCTCGGACTTCATCGAGATGACGGAAGGCGCGCAGCTGCTCTTCATCTGA
- a CDS encoding TusE/DsrC/DsvC family sulfur relay protein → MPVTTIAGRQVHVDAEGFLTEYDEWDESLAPVLAKAIGIELTERHLEVVRFLRKDFLEQKETATTRRVQAVGGIPVKEQFALFPAKPGKKMAYIAGLPKPKGCV, encoded by the coding sequence GTGCCCGTCACGACCATCGCCGGCCGTCAGGTGCACGTCGACGCGGAAGGCTTCCTCACCGAGTACGACGAGTGGGACGAGTCGCTCGCCCCCGTCCTGGCCAAGGCCATCGGCATCGAGCTCACCGAACGCCACCTGGAGGTGGTGCGCTTCCTGCGCAAGGACTTCCTCGAGCAGAAGGAGACCGCCACCACCCGCCGCGTCCAGGCCGTGGGCGGTATCCCCGTCAAGGAGCAGTTCGCCCTGTTCCCCGCCAAGCCCGGCAAGAAGATGGCGTACATCGCCGGCCTGCCCAAGCCGAAGGGATGCGTGTGA
- a CDS encoding FAD/NAD(P)-binding oxidoreductase, with product MHVLILGAGTAGTMAAAGLRHHLDQGHRITVVDVDDRHVYQPGQLLLPFGTYRESQLVRSRRAVLPRGVDVVTGEVDSVDTAAAKVRLVDGSELSYDQLVIATGTTPRPDQTPGMLDGAGLARGVHEFYTLDGSIALREALARFQGGRLVVDIADNPIKCPVAPLEFTFLADAFLRARGLRDATELVYVTPLDGAFTKEVCSKRLGGMLGDRGISMEADFLLEHVDADAGRIVSYDEREVDFDLLVAVPVNMGADFVARAGLGDELNHVRVDPHTLQAVDHPNVWAVGDAANLPTSKAGSVAHFSMPVLVTNVSDAIAGRAPSASFDGHSNCFIESGDGKALLIDFNYEVEPLPGTYPLPRIGLPLLKESRLNHWGKLGFRYLYWYFLLPDRPLPISSRMSMLGKHAA from the coding sequence ATGCACGTTCTCATCCTCGGTGCCGGTACCGCCGGGACCATGGCGGCAGCGGGTCTGCGGCACCACCTCGACCAGGGTCATCGCATCACCGTGGTGGACGTCGACGACCGGCACGTCTACCAGCCCGGACAGCTGCTCCTGCCGTTCGGCACCTACCGCGAGTCGCAGCTGGTCCGGTCCCGTCGCGCGGTGCTCCCCCGCGGCGTGGACGTGGTGACGGGCGAGGTCGACTCCGTCGACACGGCGGCCGCGAAGGTGCGCCTGGTGGACGGGAGCGAGCTCTCCTACGACCAGCTGGTGATCGCCACGGGCACGACGCCGCGCCCGGACCAGACGCCCGGGATGCTCGACGGTGCCGGTCTCGCCCGCGGGGTGCACGAGTTCTACACGCTCGATGGGTCGATCGCCCTGCGGGAGGCGCTCGCCCGCTTCCAGGGCGGCCGGCTGGTGGTCGACATCGCCGACAACCCGATCAAGTGCCCCGTCGCGCCGCTCGAGTTCACCTTCCTGGCGGACGCCTTCCTGCGTGCGCGCGGCCTGCGCGACGCCACCGAGCTGGTGTACGTCACGCCTTTGGACGGCGCCTTCACCAAGGAGGTCTGCTCCAAGCGCCTCGGGGGGATGCTCGGTGACCGGGGCATCTCGATGGAGGCGGACTTCCTGCTGGAGCACGTCGACGCCGACGCCGGGCGCATCGTGTCCTACGACGAGCGTGAGGTCGACTTCGACCTGCTCGTCGCGGTCCCCGTGAACATGGGTGCCGACTTCGTGGCCCGCGCGGGCCTCGGTGACGAGCTCAACCACGTCCGGGTGGACCCGCACACCCTCCAGGCGGTCGACCACCCGAACGTCTGGGCCGTCGGGGACGCCGCGAACCTCCCCACCTCCAAGGCCGGGTCGGTCGCGCACTTCTCCATGCCGGTCCTGGTGACCAACGTGTCGGACGCGATCGCCGGACGGGCGCCGTCGGCGTCGTTCGACGGGCACTCGAACTGCTTCATCGAGAGCGGTGACGGCAAGGCGCTGCTGATCGACTTCAACTACGAGGTGGAACCGCTGCCGGGCACGTACCCGCTGCCGCGCATCGGCCTCCCGCTGCTGAAGGAGAGCCGGCTGAACCACTGGGGGAAGCTCGGCTTCCGCTACCTCTACTGGTACTTCCTGCTCCCCGACCGGCCGCTGCCCATCAGCTCGCGGATGTCGATGCTCGGCAAGCACGCCGCCTGA
- a CDS encoding metal-sensitive transcriptional regulator: MQLDVDQLGTAIHRLKRAQGQIGAVVRMIEEGRDCEDVVTQLAAVSRALDRAGFAIIATGMKQCLTPAADGAQDEDATEQLDVAKLERLFLSLA; encoded by the coding sequence ATGCAGCTCGATGTCGACCAGCTGGGGACAGCGATCCACCGGCTCAAGCGCGCCCAGGGCCAGATCGGTGCGGTCGTCCGGATGATCGAGGAGGGCCGGGACTGCGAGGACGTCGTCACGCAGCTCGCCGCCGTCAGCCGGGCCCTCGACCGGGCCGGTTTCGCCATCATCGCCACCGGGATGAAGCAGTGCCTGACCCCCGCCGCCGACGGTGCGCAGGACGAGGACGCCACGGAGCAGCTGGACGTGGCAAAGCTGGAGCGGCTCTTCCTCTCGCTCGCCTGA
- a CDS encoding DUF1918 domain-containing protein: protein MHASVGDSVVVHGRTVGSHDRKGEILEVHGPGGTEPFLVRFDDGHEALIFPGPDLSLVHHEHGQPPRADLATSS from the coding sequence ATGCATGCATCCGTCGGTGACAGCGTCGTCGTCCACGGTCGCACGGTCGGCAGCCACGACCGCAAGGGCGAGATCCTCGAGGTGCACGGCCCGGGCGGGACCGAGCCGTTCCTGGTCCGGTTCGACGACGGGCACGAGGCGTTGATCTTCCCGGGGCCCGACCTGTCGCTCGTGCACCACGAGCACGGCCAGCCGCCGCGCGCGGATCTCGCCACCAGCTCCTGA
- a CDS encoding glycosyltransferase family 2 protein, with protein MDSRDRRADLLATLGLHRAPVILVHNGSSDGTPDAVRRAHPDVEVVEAGRNFAAAGRNVGVQRARTPFVAFADDDSRWEPGALHATAELLGAHPEVAVVQVDLLVGEENRRDPFCDELARSPLPRDGAAAIPVLGFMACAAMVRREDFLTSGGSTSPRVSRRT; from the coding sequence GTGGACAGCAGGGACCGGCGTGCCGACCTCCTCGCCACCCTCGGGCTGCACCGTGCGCCCGTGATCCTGGTCCACAACGGCTCGTCGGACGGGACGCCGGACGCCGTGCGCCGCGCGCACCCGGACGTCGAGGTGGTCGAGGCCGGCCGCAACTTCGCTGCCGCGGGCCGCAACGTCGGCGTGCAGCGGGCTCGCACGCCCTTCGTCGCCTTCGCCGACGACGACTCGCGGTGGGAGCCGGGCGCGCTGCACGCGACCGCCGAGCTGTTGGGCGCCCACCCCGAGGTCGCGGTGGTGCAGGTGGACCTCCTGGTGGGCGAGGAGAACCGCCGCGACCCGTTCTGCGACGAGCTCGCCCGCTCGCCGCTGCCCCGCGACGGCGCAGCCGCGATCCCCGTCCTCGGGTTCATGGCCTGTGCGGCGATGGTGCGGCGGGAGGACTTCCTCACGTCCGGCGGCTCCACCTCGCCGAGGGTGAGCCGCCGGACGTAG
- a CDS encoding SDR family oxidoreductase — MEGTTQHAPQSRGEGRLQALDGVPGARGVAVVTGGSAGLGRAIVRALAAEGWDVAVLARGEDGLAGAVADVAAAGRRSLGVPTDVAAHEDVDRAAERVEQTLGPITLWVNNAMTGVFGQFVDVAPDDFERVTAVTYLGVVNGTRAALRHMGARDSGVIVQVGSALAFRGIPLQSAYCGAKHAMVGFTESVITELLHRKSGITVCMVHMPALNTVQFSWLKNLLPHHSQPVPPIYQPEVGAEAVARVALHPSRTTWVGYPTVGTILGNRVIAPLLDRYLARTGYDAQQTTTDTTPPLGVNLYEPVPGDHGAHGDFDGRSKDSSAQVWATLHKGVLAGAAAVAGAVVLAAASRRGS; from the coding sequence ATGGAAGGAACGACCCAGCACGCACCACAGTCGCGGGGAGAGGGGCGGCTGCAGGCGCTCGACGGGGTGCCCGGGGCGCGCGGCGTCGCGGTCGTCACAGGCGGCTCGGCCGGTCTCGGCCGTGCGATCGTCCGAGCGCTGGCCGCGGAGGGGTGGGACGTCGCCGTGCTCGCCCGGGGTGAGGACGGCCTGGCCGGAGCGGTGGCCGACGTCGCAGCGGCCGGCCGGCGATCCCTCGGCGTGCCCACCGACGTCGCGGCGCACGAGGACGTCGACCGAGCGGCCGAGCGGGTCGAGCAGACGCTCGGTCCGATCACCCTCTGGGTGAACAACGCGATGACGGGCGTGTTCGGCCAGTTCGTCGACGTCGCGCCCGACGACTTCGAACGCGTCACCGCAGTGACGTACCTCGGGGTGGTGAACGGGACCCGAGCGGCGCTGCGGCACATGGGCGCGCGGGACAGCGGCGTGATCGTCCAGGTCGGCAGCGCCCTGGCGTTCCGCGGCATCCCGCTGCAGTCCGCGTACTGCGGGGCCAAGCACGCGATGGTCGGCTTCACGGAGTCGGTGATCACCGAGCTGCTGCACCGCAAGAGCGGCATCACGGTGTGCATGGTGCACATGCCGGCGCTGAACACCGTCCAGTTCAGCTGGCTGAAGAACCTGCTCCCCCACCACTCCCAGCCCGTGCCGCCGATCTACCAACCTGAGGTCGGAGCCGAGGCGGTGGCCCGCGTCGCGCTGCACCCGAGCCGCACCACCTGGGTGGGCTACCCGACGGTCGGCACGATCCTCGGCAACCGGGTGATCGCCCCGCTCCTCGATCGGTACCTCGCCCGGACGGGCTACGACGCGCAGCAGACGACCACCGACACCACGCCCCCGCTCGGCGTCAACCTGTACGAGCCGGTGCCCGGTGACCACGGAGCGCACGGTGACTTCGACGGCCGCTCCAAGGACTCGAGCGCCCAGGTCTGGGCGACGTTGCACAAGGGCGTGCTGGCCGGTGCTGCCGCGGTGGCGGGCGCCGTCGTCCTCGCCGCTGCCTCCCGTCGCGGCTCCTGA
- a CDS encoding DUF4396 domain-containing protein — MTAAAGTGAHLPAWTAVVAWTTLGIGLACALWTLLDVVRRPPAMPVMRVAWPATMLFGGLVWLWFYLRWGREPRPASERRPGWVVVATGASHCGAGCTLGDVVGETVVLVPGTAVVAGAGVLFRDEMYARWTVDLVFAFVIGVALQYAAIVPMRHLSPGRGLAEAVKADTLSIVAWQVGMYGLMAIVQLWLAPAWFGGRLPVASAQFWAAMQLAMLVGFVTSTPANVWLLRRGIKEPM, encoded by the coding sequence GTGACGGCCGCCGCCGGCACGGGAGCGCACCTGCCCGCGTGGACGGCTGTGGTCGCGTGGACGACGCTCGGCATCGGGCTCGCGTGCGCCCTGTGGACGCTGCTGGACGTGGTGCGCCGACCGCCGGCCATGCCGGTGATGCGGGTGGCCTGGCCCGCGACCATGCTGTTCGGCGGCCTCGTGTGGCTGTGGTTCTACCTGCGCTGGGGCCGCGAGCCGCGGCCCGCGTCCGAGCGGCGCCCCGGCTGGGTCGTGGTGGCCACCGGCGCCAGCCACTGCGGCGCCGGCTGCACGCTCGGCGACGTCGTCGGCGAGACCGTGGTGCTGGTCCCCGGCACGGCCGTGGTCGCGGGCGCCGGCGTCCTGTTCCGGGACGAGATGTACGCGCGCTGGACGGTCGACCTCGTCTTCGCGTTCGTCATCGGCGTCGCGCTGCAGTACGCCGCGATCGTGCCGATGCGCCACCTGTCTCCGGGCCGCGGCCTGGCCGAGGCCGTCAAGGCGGACACCCTGTCCATCGTCGCCTGGCAGGTGGGCATGTACGGCCTGATGGCGATCGTGCAGCTGTGGCTCGCGCCGGCATGGTTCGGCGGGCGGCTGCCCGTCGCCTCGGCGCAGTTCTGGGCCGCGATGCAGCTGGCGATGCTCGTCGGCTTCGTCACCAGCACCCCCGCGAACGTGTGGCTGCTGCGCCGTGGGATCAAGGAACCGATGTGA
- a CDS encoding thiamine pyrophosphate-dependent enzyme codes for MAKIASEVLIERLAAWGVDTVFGLPGDGINGIMEGLRRQQDKIRFVLVHHEEAAAFMAAAHGKATGRIGVCLATSGPGGIHLLNGLYDAKLDHAPVLAITGMQETSVLGTGYQQEVDLDKLFEDVTEYNLMVTNPTQLPGVVDIAIRTALARRGVAHLTVPNDLQIADADEDPYAHVAPARPPATSPIYLAPPGRPREEDLRAAAAVLNGAQKPAMLVGAGARGAREEVLAVAAALGAPVVKTLPGKAVIPDDSPYAVGGIGLLGTRPGEELMESCDALLMVGTNFPYTKHLPSPGAARVVQIEADPTRAGVRLPTEVPIVGDAKESLAALLPLLDGGPATDHLESYQKAMASWRDDMTALEDAGRSPIAPQYVVGLIDELASDDAVLTCDSGTIATWAARHWTIRAGREFFLSGNLATMAPGLPYANALQVAYPNRQVIAYVGDGGFAMLMAEFLTAAQHQLPITVVINNNNSLGQILWEQMVLGYPEHGVRFGNPPGDFAGWARSCGGFGVRVQDPGALRGALDEALSFDGPSLVDVVVDPNEPPMPGKVSYEQARKFATAFLRGQPHKAAIATTLFKDKLSQLGR; via the coding sequence GTGGCGAAGATCGCGTCCGAGGTTCTCATCGAACGACTGGCGGCCTGGGGGGTCGACACCGTGTTCGGCCTCCCCGGGGACGGCATCAACGGGATCATGGAGGGCCTGCGACGGCAGCAGGACAAGATCCGGTTCGTCCTCGTCCATCACGAGGAGGCGGCGGCGTTCATGGCCGCGGCGCACGGCAAGGCGACCGGTCGGATCGGCGTCTGCCTCGCCACGTCCGGGCCGGGCGGGATCCACCTGCTGAACGGTCTCTACGACGCGAAGCTCGACCACGCGCCCGTGCTGGCGATCACCGGCATGCAGGAGACGAGCGTGCTGGGCACGGGCTACCAGCAGGAGGTGGACCTCGACAAGCTGTTCGAGGACGTCACCGAGTACAACCTGATGGTCACCAACCCGACGCAGCTGCCGGGCGTCGTCGACATCGCCATCCGCACGGCCCTGGCCCGGCGCGGCGTCGCCCACCTGACGGTGCCCAACGACCTGCAGATCGCCGACGCGGACGAGGACCCGTACGCCCACGTCGCGCCCGCCCGCCCGCCGGCCACGTCGCCGATCTACCTGGCTCCCCCGGGCCGGCCGCGCGAGGAGGACCTGCGAGCGGCGGCAGCCGTGCTCAACGGCGCGCAGAAGCCGGCGATGCTCGTCGGCGCCGGGGCCCGCGGAGCCCGCGAGGAGGTGCTGGCGGTCGCCGCCGCCCTGGGCGCGCCGGTGGTCAAGACGCTGCCCGGCAAGGCGGTCATCCCCGACGACTCCCCCTACGCCGTCGGCGGCATCGGGCTGCTCGGCACCCGCCCCGGCGAGGAGCTGATGGAGAGCTGCGACGCGCTCCTGATGGTCGGCACCAACTTCCCGTACACCAAGCACCTGCCCTCGCCGGGCGCCGCTCGGGTGGTGCAGATCGAGGCCGACCCGACCCGTGCCGGCGTGCGCCTGCCCACCGAGGTCCCGATCGTGGGCGACGCCAAGGAGTCGCTCGCGGCGCTGCTCCCGCTGCTGGACGGCGGGCCGGCCACGGACCACCTCGAGAGCTACCAGAAGGCGATGGCGTCGTGGCGCGACGACATGACCGCGCTGGAGGACGCCGGCCGCAGCCCGATCGCCCCGCAGTACGTGGTCGGCCTGATCGACGAGCTCGCGTCCGACGACGCCGTGCTCACCTGCGACTCGGGCACCATCGCGACCTGGGCCGCCCGGCACTGGACCATCCGCGCCGGGCGCGAGTTCTTCCTCTCCGGCAACCTCGCCACGATGGCGCCGGGCCTGCCCTACGCCAACGCGCTGCAGGTGGCCTACCCGAACCGGCAGGTGATCGCGTACGTCGGCGACGGCGGCTTCGCGATGCTCATGGCCGAGTTCCTCACCGCGGCCCAGCACCAGCTGCCGATCACCGTGGTGATCAACAACAACAACTCCCTGGGCCAGATCCTCTGGGAGCAGATGGTGCTCGGCTACCCGGAGCACGGCGTGCGGTTCGGCAACCCGCCCGGGGACTTCGCCGGCTGGGCGCGCTCGTGCGGCGGGTTCGGCGTCCGGGTGCAGGACCCCGGCGCCCTGCGCGGGGCGCTGGACGAGGCGCTGTCGTTCGACGGGCCGTCCCTCGTGGACGTCGTCGTGGACCCGAACGAGCCGCCCATGCCCGGCAAGGTCAGCTACGAGCAGGCGCGCAAGTTCGCCACCGCCTTCCTGCGCGGGCAGCCCCACAAGGCGGCGATCGCGACCACGCTGTTCAAGGACAAGCTCTCGCAGCTGGGCCGTTGA